A genomic region of Ornithorhynchus anatinus isolate Pmale09 chromosome 7, mOrnAna1.pri.v4, whole genome shotgun sequence contains the following coding sequences:
- the SGO2 gene encoding shugoshin 2 isoform X2, producing the protein MRVPLTVDDEEEEEEEEEPSDDDLPPAEPPRRERRRKRGSGRPEGGEAGLRASAVPFPASRSPSGRGAPSRLDGERDHRPSAERGKEHGPRGQRPSGHVTERKKRVTSAGSGPPPGTPPLAAPAPSPESIRAGAGAEPDGTRGPGPPRPGGDPPAVAPGRESPDGAGGRSPGSREAGAARTEGFPGWPGPRATGRRAGSRPGPVSDDGGAGGDAEPGGRLPSGETPPRRVPGGGSPGPRRAGGDGSRRTYVVSGREGAPGLLPEPSGGPRPEVTERATGQGSQPRGRSAVRRRTYVVEKPAGPVPEARAGPGTGPPRPALSGEGRTGPSKGGRARPGAAGKPVGPRGSRKTPASPSGTEALWDDGVGEPGGPGGLPRGPGGEDGSSRPRAEAVPSHVGASGLDACRKGPAPRRKRPEGAGPGAAGERPGSGGGAGRGGRAESQSGKTYVVVVARPGGPSGAGGGGPDPAAGWGRPAGWQLGEVAETVKVEPVGFPDEAGTVDDESGFEPPPTFSRKIPPPAGPRPGASGAAGREAPTGSAPAKPPGLRATDVELSPRKRRGTMAEPIVKAEPVTPIPGSHALQDLTNTSFVPHPVSPTSPRGSDADPSPLLTRRKRPAVCYTEPKLTGKLRRGDDFTDSMFLHSPIFKSKKSKHKNTKKQKELKS; encoded by the exons ATGAGGGTCCCGCTGACCGTGgacgacgaagaggaggaggaggaggaggaagagccgtcGGACGACGACCTGCCGCCGGCCGAGCCGCCCcgccgggagaggaggaggaagcgggggtccgggcggccggagggaggagaggcgggcCTCCGGGCCTCGGCCGTCCCTTTCCCAG CGAGCCGGTCTCCCTCCGGACGGGGGGCCCCGAGCCGCCTCGATGGTGAGCGGGACCACCGTCCGAGCGCCGAGcgagggaaggagcacgggcctcgcGGCCAGCGCCCGTCCGGGCACGTGACCGAAAGGAAAAAGCGGGTGACGTCGGCGGGCTCGGGCCCCCCTCCCGGCACGCCGCCCCTCGCGGCTCCGGCCCCGAGCCCGGAATCCATTCGGGCGGGCGCCGGAGCCGAGCCCGACGGgacgcggggcccgggcccgcctcGCCCGGGCGGGGACCCCCCGGCCGTCGCCCCCGGAAGGGAGTCGCCGGACGGGGCGGGCGGCAGGAGCCCCGGAAGCCGCGAGGCCGGAGCGGCCCGGACGGAGGGCTTCCCGGGGTGGCCCGGCCCGCGGGCGACCGGGCGGAGGGCCGGGAGCCGACCCGGCCCCGTCTCGGACGACGGAGGCGCCGGCGGGGACGCGGAGCCGGGCGGGCGGCTCCCGTCGGGCGAGACGCCGCCCCGGAGAGTCCCGGGTGGCGGCTCCCCTGGGCCCCGCCGCGCCGGAGGGGACGGCTCGAGGAGAACGTACGTGGTgagcgggagagagggagccCCGGGTCTCCTCCCCGAACCGAGCGGGGGGCCTCGCCCCGAGGTCACCGAGCGCGCCACGGGGCAGGGCTCCCAACCCCGCGGGAGAAGCGCCGTCCGCAGGAGAACCTACGTGGTGGAGAAGCCGGCCGGACCCGTTCCCGAGGCCCGGGCGGGCCCGGGGACCGGACCGCCGAGGCCCGCGCTTAGCGGAGAAGGGAGGACCGGACCATCCAAGGGCGGGAGGGCTCGGCCGGGAGCCGCCGGGAAGCCGGTCGGACCCAGAGGGAGCCGGAAGACCCCCGCGTCGCCCTCCGGAACGGAGGCCCTCTGGGACGACGGCGTCGGGGAGCCGGGCGGCCCGGGAGGCCTCCCCCGAGGTcccgggggagaggacgggagctCTCGGCCCCGGGCGGAAGCCGTCCCCAGCCACGTGGGAGCCTCCGGCCTCGATGCCTGCCGGAAGGGACCCGCTCCGAGGAGGaagaggccggagggggccggcccgggagcggccggagagaggccgggctccggcggcggagccgggaggggcggccgggccgaGTCCCAGAGCGGGAAGACgtacgtcgtcgtcgtcgcccgtCCCGGGGgcccgtcgggggccgggggcggcggaccGGACCCCGCGGCGGGGTGGGGCCGTCCGGCCGGGTGGCAGCTCGGGGAGGTCGCCGAGACCGTCAAGGTGGAGCCGGTGGGCTTCCCGGACGAGGCGGGGACGGTGGACGACGAGTCGGGTTTTGAGCCGCCCCCGACGTTTTCCCGCAAGAtcccgccgccggccggcccgcGCCCGGGCGCTTCCGGCGCCGCCGGCCGAGAAGCGCCCACGGGCTCTGCCCCGGCGAAGCCGCCGGGCCTCAGGGCGACGGACGTCGAGCTCTCCCCGAGGAAGCGCCGAGGGACGATGGCGGAGCCGATTGTGAAAGCCGAACCGGTGACGCCGATTCCCG GGAGCCACGCGCTGCAGGATTTGACCAACACCAGCTTCGTTCCCCACCCCGTCTCGCCGACTTCCCCGAGAGGATCGGACGCCGACCCCTCTCCGCTGCTCACCAGGCGGAAGCGACCGGCCGTGTGCTACACGGAGCCGAAACTCACCGG GAAGCTAAGGCGGGGAGACGACTTCACGGACTCTATGTTCTTGcattcccccatcttcaaatccaagAAGTCAAAGCACAAAAACACGAAGAAGCAGAAGGAATTGAAATCTTGA